Within Diprion similis isolate iyDipSimi1 chromosome 11, iyDipSimi1.1, whole genome shotgun sequence, the genomic segment TTCAGGAAGCAAAGTGGTAAAAGTCTCCCAGACAAAATTACCTGTGGAAACTTTACCAATGCTGATGTATTCTGGCGAAGTAACATTAAGTACAGCTGGTAGTAGATTGACGCAACTAACGTTATCATCACACGAAGAAATTGGTAATATTGTTGATATGAAAAGAATAGaggaaattttagaaaatcacCTCGCATGTAGAAGGTTTGCATTGTACATCATTTTATCTATTCTCGAGTTTTCAGAATCTTCACATTGAAGTGACCATTCTGTTTTTGAGTAGGTTTAAACATGCCTGGGACGCATGTGTCAAATTGAATGATCGTGAATGCTGGAAATCTTTGGGAACAAGTGCATTGGCTAATTTGAACATAGAATTCGGTGAGCTAAAGTCACATTCACATTCACGTAGAGGATTATTTAGTAGCAAACATAAAAATTACTTTGGATATTCATTCTGAATttgtaaaatcttttttcaaccatGCTTCGATGCtttcatatacatatgcaaCTTTTGTATATGGCTTATCTACCGAAATCTTAGATTTCTATCAATTTCTTATGGACAGAAATAACAACACTCATTTAACATAGTTATCccgtttgaaatgaaatggtATTATAATGAGTGGTAGAATTCTTCAATTCTTCATTGACAATCGTTTTCAGCATTACGAGTTTATAGGCACGTAGAAGATGTGTCAACTGTGTGGTCTTTGCAAAAGTTAGAGAACATAGATGAACTCGCATTGTTATGTGGCCACACATCAACTTTACTGGGGGACTATAATCAAGCTGAAAAGTTCTTTTTACGCTCCTCCCAACCGGTTGAAGCTTTGAATTTAAGAAGAGATTTGATGCAATGGGAACAAGCTCTCAATTTAGCACAGAAATTAAAGCCAGAAGAAATTCCGTTCATTGCTAGAGAATATGCTCAGCAATTGGAATTTACGTAAGTCTTTTTGAAATCCCACGTGGCACATGCCATAGTTCATCAATATGAAAACATCAATAACTACCATAAATTTCAGCAAGCGAGAGACTttgtaaatagtaaaaaaattattgttagatGAGCTGTGGAACGTAACGTGTTCAGATTTATTATTGCAGAGGGAATTATCCAAAAGCTTTAGCTAATTACGAACGAGGATTGGTCGATAGTAACATTCAGTCGACTTTGGCCtttcaaaatatcaatcaTAGGAGTCAATGTCTTGCAGGCATTGCAAGAATGTCTATAAGATGCGGAGACAGTAGAAAAGGTGTCGGCATAGCCATGGATGTGGACAGTCCACGGTCTCTAAGAAAAGAGTGCGcagaaattttagaaataatgaaggTATTTGTCAAATTAGCCTATTCTACTATATGCTTTGATTTTAGCTTTCAACTCATTAATGTTTATACGAAGcctttttataattatagcaATTCAGTGAAGCTGCagttttgtatgaaaaatccGAATATTTTGATAAAGCTGCTTCAGCATAcataaaactaaaaaactgGCATAAGGTTGGTCAACTTTTGCCGCAAATATCATCTCCgaaaattcatattcaatttGCTAAAGCTAAAGAACTTGAAGGAAAATATGAAGAAGCTGCGAAGGCATATGAAACTGCAAAGgattttgataatataattAGAATCAACTTGGATCATTTGAATAATCCTGGTAATATTTGTGTGTTGTCTTAATTATTGAATAAGAACTGACGTATAGTAATGCAATATCATGAAATTGCAGCTAGAAGCGTGGAAATTGTTCAACAAACAAAGAGTATTGAAGGTGCTAAAATGGTAGCCAGATTTTTCCAAAGGATGAATGACTACAATTCTGCCATTAAATTTCTGATTCTTTCCAACTGTCATGACGAGGCTTTCCAGCTGGCGAATCAACATGGAAAAATGGAACTATATGGAGATATTTTAGTTACCACACTTGACAACGACAATGTTAGAATAGAAGATTTCAAAAGCCTTGCGATTCATTTTGAATCACAGAGAAATAGTCTATTAGCTGGgaagtattatttttatgcaaagGAATACCAGAAGGTacgttgaagaatttttctagGTCCTATCTTTGTCAATTCATATACCTAATTTGTTCGTTTGTAAACACACTGTATTGTGCTTTCCAATCTGAGTAtaactttttatattttaggCCTTAAAACATTTGCTAAAAGCTGCTCAACTAGCCGCTGATGACGACGCTGCTCTTACATTATCAATAGATACTGTAGCATCatcaaaagatgaaaaattagcaAATCAACTTATAGACTTTTTGTTAGGTGGTGATGGATTACCAAAGGATCCAAAATATCTCTTCAGACTGTATATGGCTAGGAAACAATACAGAGAAGCTGCGAAAACTGCTATCATTATTGCCAATGAGGAACAAATCAATGGTGAGTGAAAGTCTCTACAAAACGTTACAGCAGGTCTAATAATTGAAAGTTAGTATTGACAAATAGGTATTTATATTTGGACTAACGTATGccaagaaattgaaagagtttaaaatatactttcattattttacaggAAACTACAGAAATGCTCACGATGTACTATTTGGTATGTACCAAGAACTGAAGAGAAACAAAATCAACATACCTTTGGAAATGCAAAATAATCTCAGGTTATTACATTCATATATACTGGTGCGCCTGCATGTGAAAAGAAACGACCATTTACGTGGTGCTCGAATGTTAGTAAGGGTAGCaaacaatatttcaaagtTTCCATCGCGTGAGTactatttacttatttatttattttttaaaagcgCAAATTAGACTTTTACATACCTTTGATGTCAATCtattatattaatttcagatatcgttccTATTTTGACCTCCACTGTGATAGAATGTCATAGGGCTGGTCTAAAGCATTCAGCCTTTAATTTTGCTGCAATGCTTATGCGCCCTGAATACCGATCTCAGATCGATGCAAAGTACAGTAAAAAGATTGAAGCCATTGTGAGGAAACCTCCAAAGACCAAGGACAATGAAATGGAGAATGAACCATTGACACCATGTCCATATTGTAAACATAGATTACCAGAAACGGAAGTCACATGTGACAAGTGTAAAAACACAATACCCTTTTGCATAGCAACGGTAATGCTCTATGACAGTTACTAATattacagaatcaattgcatcTATTTAGCAGTCGTTTTCGACTTTGTTAAGATTTGTTTACTAATAACTTGgtatttttatggaaaatacTATCGCTTCTATCTTGCGATCACATATTCGAATTAAATTTATCTGTGCTCAGGGTCGACATATTCTGGAAGATGACTTTACAGTTTGCCCACAATGTGATTTTCCTGCTATTGCAACTGAGTTTTTGCGGTCAGTATTGTTATCGTAAACACATCTgtgtcaatttattattttattcttattatcatAATACTCTGTACTCTATAGATACTTAGATACTCTgcagattattttcaatagCCTGATTATGTTGAAACCACTCGTGAGAcggtaaaaattgtaaaactagAAATATGCTGCGTGACGTCAAGTTGAAATCCAAACTTATACATATCAGGAGAaacaattgcaaaatttttaagatttaTCTCACACGTACACTCGTACTCTATCCCTTTATGTCTTTTTATTAATGAAGATTAATTTGGTTTTCTATACAGCATCATTGAAACAGAAGAAACATGTCCGATGTGTACAGAACATGTGGATCTTAACACGGTTTCGTCATCTGTCGATATACGACCATACCTTGATCTTCAAGATTCAAATATATCAAAGATTTAAGCTATCTTTCCCATGGAATGCATCTAAAATCTGTTAATACATACTGGGCCATaagttggaaaaataatttgactgGCGGATCGTGCCTTAATTAGCTCAAAGTTTTATTGTTGTAACCACATATCACGGTAGAGTATAGATCATATGATGTAATGCAAACCACAAAGCATATAATGCaattttcaacagttttaAGGACTTGAGTTGTAAACTGGAGTTGTGAGAGTATACATGTACTAAAGAAACCAATAATATTTTAACTTTAACAGATGAATTTGCAAGTTGTTAACTATTTACTTTAGTTgataattttgcaattctGATAATTGTGGTTTGTGTGTAAAATGTTTCAAcacatattcaaatttttggaattagCAAGACTGTGAAGGTATTACtacgttcatttgtttttgaaaGCATCTTTTGTATTGTATTTCCAAAACTGCAGTTTCTCATTCacacttacaattaatttagCGCTTCAAATATAATTCTGACAATCAATAATTGGTCTCCTACGACCTGCCTTTCATTTTATGTATATCTTTGTGCAATAGCTAAATCACATACATTAACTGCGGTGATTGAtgttgatataatattatgtaattGTATCGTATTGAAATGGAAATCTGACCTATAAGTATTatagtgtagaaaaaaaattaatattattttattggatttgaaagaatatttcacaatttatAATATGCTGACTAAAGCCCTGTTTTGCAAAGAAAGCATAtccgtcattttttgatatgTGATGTTCAATCATGGACAAGATATTACGTTATCAACGTTGGCAAAATAACAAGACACGCATGAATCATGTATCAAATTCGACCGTTGCCTATTCCTCAGAAAACAGACATTCATTTCATatcgaaaacaaaacaaagtcGGAGTTCTAAACATTACTGGCCAAAATATAGTGGCTCAATAAtgtaagtttttttattattaaattggtTCTAAGAAGTCACACTTACCAATAATCCCTCATGATTCCAATACTCTCACCGTCCCTAAGCTAAACTGCATATCCGCTATCGGTGTATGTACCTgaagataaatgaaaatttttttttatattccattcaaactttttcacatTTACTTCATGGAAacagttttatttaaatagatTCTAAATCGATAGTGTTGCAAGTTTGATTCCTGAAATTTGCAGTGCATTGAAATAATAAGTGTGTTCAAAATTGATTATCCATATTATAAGACTGTTCATTCAAacacaaaaattcaatttgccGACGGTAGTATTGCTGTAATTTGATTTTGCTACTTCcttcaataaatttattcaattattagtTTCATGTACCGTCTACACAATTAAGCTTACCTAGGCCATTTAAACCCTGTAGTACAAAGCACTAAAGTACACTTAGATGATTTATATTATCAAAGATTGTATACAACATACAATACATTTCACTCAAAATAGCAACCCTGCATGTATCATTGTGATTTATGAAAACAAACAACCACCGACtaatgattattatatatctatttAATAAACATGAAATTACTATTATGGACGACACTTTATTTACCTACATTAATTATAATGTAATAACGGTACTGGGTatgattatgaaaaaatcataaaaaaaaagtgaaaacttCTGTGTTGCCGATTTAAACGAaaactattaaaaaaattctgttttgaTGAAACAATATCGTTTAGTGTTATAACGAAGGATGTGTCTTAAATTATCCCGGCGTAAATTGTGCCGTTTATATCCCTACTAAATTGTGCCTTTCCTTTGCAATCGGCTAAGCAAGTCAATTCTACTGCAGAATAATTAGTAAGAACTCGGGTTTTGCTGTGAAAAACTGAACGGCTTGTTGTAGATCGCGGTACGAATGTATGTGCTTTAGAAATCGCagaattcaattaattcttaaaattataagcgcattaaatatgaattcttTGTACTAATTTAAAAAGTATCAAAGTTTCTTCACCtaaaaaaacgattatttttaaacatgaCTGGACTTGCCCGACGCGCGGTAACAATTGAATGACTCACGCCGTCGATGTATCGAAGATAAACGCGTATATCGCAGCTGTCGACTTCGAAACTTCTAGAACGGGCTGCGTTCGTAAGTGACGCAAATCCGTTCCACTAgttccttctctttctttcagtGATGAGTCAAAGGCCAGAAAAGAATGGAGATATTGCGAACGTAGCCAGGAATCCCGCAGCTACGTCGTCGGTTGGATCGTCGAAGCAGAACGCGATCCGCATCGCCATTTCAGGTCATTGTAACGCGATTCCTCGTACAGTGCAGAGCACTAGGAAGCAAAGTTCTTCAAACTCGCAAGTTTCTTTATTCGCGAAAAAGTTCATCGCTTggcaaagatgaaaatttcaacatcaGTTGTGCTGATACTCCTTCTGGCTGGCACTATCAACGTGGAAGCTGGTCCGTtagctgctggtatttgctaCGCTGGATGTGCAGCCGTAGTGACTGCCTGTTTCGCCGCAGCCGGGTTCACCTTCGGCACCGTACCTGGTGCACAAATTGCGGCCGTCCCAGCCCTGGTCGCATGCAATGCAGGATTCGCCACCTGCGAAGCTGCCTGCGTAGCAGCATTGCTCACGCCTACACCGTAAGGCAAGAATTGGAAGGAAATATCGCCAAAATATACCACCAATGCAGCGTGAACTCTACCTACTACGCCGTAAATATTGTATTTCGAATGTATTAATCGAACGTACATGTAGCGAGCAAAACAAACTTGACGAAGATATCGAAGATGCATtacttgtaactttttttttttgtaacgcgTATTAACgcgtaataatataatacacattaatataataattactcgAACTCAGATGtctcgagaaaaatttaatttgaagatattgaaaatgttgtgttacttgtagattttttttctcacgcaTATCAGTAAATTCTGCTTTTCGAAATCTGTATTTTACTGTTTTTACGTACATGCAGGAATAGACAGAGTTTTAGAAATGGAAGCAATTACGAGCAATGTGCAGATGTTAGCAATAAAATCGCGTCTTAATCACGTCAGTCAAGTTTCTATTTTCTGCACGTTTATAaacataaatatgtatacaaacaTACGGAATGTAAGAAATCAACTTCTGTGATCTCAGACATCCTTCAGATGTCATTCATATCTTGTGGTGTTATGAGAAATCTAGTCTACTCCTGCATTGGCGAAAAGtttcataatttcttttctaccATCACATCCCACAATCCTGATCATCTTTATTTCACGTGTTAAACATCATTTTGTAGAATTaaatccagtttttttttattatatttaaaaagtgTCCGATTCGTCTGTAttgtaatttgattttaacattataaacaatttttggcGATCATGACAGTTGAGATTTGTGCTATTCCCGGGAAGGCCAATCGATTAATCATAGATATTACGCCAATCGATTGCATCAAGACAAATACAAATACAtgaccgttgaaaaatatttcatttaatgCTGCGATAAAGATTTGATATTGGTAGATTGCACAGAGTCTGGACAGTAGACAGTAGATCTCGGATCCGATCAAGTTGACCATTCCTATTCTATTCTTTTAGACTCAATTGTTTAGCTAACCACAGTGTCGACTAAAGATCAATATAAGATAGATAAGATTTATATGTGCAGTAAAATGCTGCCACAGTCGTTAACTGAAGTAACTGTCAATGCataatgaaaaacaatcatacgagtagatatttttcatccacaGAGTGGCAACAAAAATCGGAGTATCAAATTCTTCCCtgccattttttcatcatcaataCTTATTATTATGCTTCAGAAATAGTCATGTAAGTGCTGTTCAAGACAACTTGTAGAGAAtggtgtaataaaattaaaatgttagatcaaagtgaaaaaatcgttgataTCATCAAACTAATTTAGAACTTTGAgcatataatgtatgtacttCTTTTGTTTAATCGTTTGTAGGTGTTTGTTAGTGATTTCCCGTCGTTTGTAAGTATATATAGTTCAGTTGTTATTAATAGAACAAATTTGGCTAAGATATTCGCGTGACGTTGGCCTCTCATAGTTGCAATTTACAATCGAATTAAGTTCTGCTTATACAGAATCGTTTGTAGATCATTTATAGGTGATTGTAAGTGATTTCGCGTCATTTGTAAGAGAAAGATCCGCTCTAGGTTGCGTTGCGTTATCTGACGCCTCAACTATAGAACTACGACCTGTATTGTAGATctggaaaaacaaattttgcaaTGCGCGTAGGCTTTGTGGGGCTTGTGGAGCCGTGCTTAGTAGGCTAACAAGCCGAGAAGTGTCGCAACGAGCACTGGAAAACGTGGAAAACTAAGGACGGTGGAGCGGATTGGGTAAAGTCTTAGGGAAATGGGGGAAAACAATAAGGCAAGCGGGGATCGAGCTCTTTGACGGCGAGGTGTATGTACTTGAataagtctgtttgtttcccCCGCCAAGTCACCGATTAGAGTAAGAAGTCCGTCTCCTACAGCTTGCTGCTTTCTCTGTCTAATTAGGGTTTGAGCCTTAAGCATCATTTactgtatatgctctaaggttTGAGCTCAGTGCATGGACCGCGCAGTCTATCTATAAAGTCGCAAGTCTATGAGCAGTAAGCGACAGCAGCGCCAATGCGGCAGCAAactaaagtaaaaagacgttAACCAGTGACGTCATCTCAAGGTTTTCATCATCGTTTCCTTCCTCGCTTCCCGGCGAACATGCGAGCGCTGGTTGGGAATGCCGAAAACTGGGTTCGGTTGATCAGTTGTCTGTTGTCTGTTGTCGGAATCCGTCAGCCGCAGTGAAAATGGCCGAAGAGGGCAGGGTCACTGCCGAGTCCGGTTCCGGGTCGCTCTTGACTAATGTTATTAGTGAAATATTCACATCTCCGATAAACCTTGTACTGGTTGGAATAATAGCGCTACttgtttacaaaatatttaaacacaAGACGAAAGTCGAGGCGCCGATACACGTCGAACCAGAATTGCCGAAACTGAAACGGGACTTCACTGTCGAGCAATTGAAACAGTACGATGGAAACGGTCCTGACAAACGAATTTTGATGGCAGTCAACGGCAGTGTTTACGACGTAACGCGAGGACGCAGGTTCTACGGTCCcggtaatttcatttttattatactcgaTGCGTTCCTAGCTCAGCGTTACCTTGAAGTATTCCACTCGCGTATGATCgcacacatacctatatactgcAAACACGGTACTTACACGATGCGATGCAACACATTCATTCGGTTATCATCGTCGCATATCGCTGCGTAAAATGATGACGGGCACTAAATTGAAGTGTTTCCCTACGCGATGGAATGACGGTGCTCATTTAGCCTCACGATCGATCATACTTTCGATgttacagtaataataatcgctTGTATGTCGTCATTCGCtgacaaaaatttgttattttggtCTGATCTTCATCAGGCAGTCTCTCTGCTTTCACCTCTGTTTCATTCTTGCAAATTACCTGCATTTCACGCCAACGAATATACCCATTAACCATATCATATGTGCCAAGGCAACCGCTATCAAGAATAGCAAACTATGTCAGATATCTTTTCAATTAGCAAACTCAGCTGTAACCAGAGTCTTTTTAACAGTTATAATAccatgaaattgattttcgatttttgcacAATATGTAATTCTTAGTCAACGAGTGATCAACGGTTCCAGACTACATTCTCAACTACAAAAAACCATACAGCTATGGTGAAATAAATACTTGTACTGTTGTAGAATAGTTCCTGCTTTTTTCTCCATTAATTACTTTTCAACTCAACAGGGatctgaatttattttcgaactGCATTACTGATGAATTGATCAGAAACTACAAATTTATTATGTGCTGAATAAACTTCAAAAGGAGATTCGCTGCTAGTCGGATACGAAACAGTAGTCGACTGATAAAATTAATGTTTCGATAAATATATCATAAACTCTGATTTTTACAATGTATGGCTTTATGCAATGCTCACACTTTAATCTCAAACCACAATTGCTGCTGAACAAGGGCTTGTAATAACATGTCAaagacataaatttttttttttgttaaggTTGTATGTATTTGATGATCAGGtggtattttttattgtttcagaaTTCTGCTTTGGATTCAAAAACTCCTCTTATTACCTGATGCAGATTAttagaaagttgaaagaaataatatgaTTGAATTTCACAGTACCCTCGTTTGGCCATAATTCAGAAAAGATTCACAATAAGCTAACTCGTGATATGTATCGATGTTTGCGCggttcttgcaaaattacacTCAAACAGTTTGATCCAGAAATGTCGATTACTCGTTACCTCGTTGAGTGTTGAGTTACCTCAGAATGTTGTAAACCTCAATCAGCAGAGTAAGGTGTCGCAATCTGCAAAATTTGATATCTTCGAAACAAGCATTATTTGGAGATATCTCCTCCAGGCTGATTTCAAACAattggtttatttttattatcaataaaaccACAGTTGGCTATAATTTCACACCAAGGACATCACCAACCACAGTGTGAATTGGTTGAGAACTTTTGATATAGATACATAAGCTTGTGTAACAttcttatttcataaaaataacacACATTGGTTATGGTATACTTTTGATCACGTGTGTTTGAATATGCACCGCGCTAACTTTTACTCAGAACAAATGGTAATCACCCTAATATGTATCTCTTTAGAATTGGCATGattgttaataaaattattgtattcacggtgtaaaatatgtatatttttgctTAATTCTCAGGTGGGCCTTACGCAGCATTCGCAGGCAGAGATGCCAGTCGTGGTCTGGCAACTTTTTCCGTCGTCCCAGGGACAGACAAATACGATGATTTGAGTGATTTCACTTCCGTGGAAATGGATTCTGTCAGGGAGTGGGAGGAACAGTTCAAAGGTTCAAACttgattcaataaaatatctcCCCTTATACTTTGTACTTTAAATGATAGGCAttactttattatttacacaGAGATGCCTGCGCAAATTCCTTATTATACTTCATGATTCTACATTATACATCTGACAACATTTAGGCATCAGTGTTGTAGCTGTTGGAGAGCATTGCATGTTTGGGTCTAGATTTTATCGTTGTTAAAAAACGTAAAGTTCAAcaagttggaaattttttacagagcTTAGAGTTTTATAAATTCCATCTTGCTACTAAAAACAACACATCCACAGTGTGAAAATTGCTAAATAAAACCATcggatttattgaaattatatcAGCATATATCGTAGAGAATGAGATGTGGATAGCAAAGAGAACTTCCAGGTTTCGATTCAAAAACTGCACGTGTTAACTAGGAATTGATGACTATATTGATATTCAATTCAGTAGTGACTGTTGAAATACGCAGTTGATCTCGCCCCCACTTCTCATTGGGTTACCAAATGAAATTCAGAAGATCAAAGTTCAAGGCCTGCATAATAAACACATTGCTTGTAAATTGTATTTCAAGTCAATACTCACAACAAGTTAACAGTTATAATCCACATGTTCGTTtaccaataaataaaataatgaaaacaaaagtCATATATATGAGGTAAAATGCAAATGTGCATGATGCAATGAAGTTTCTCCAATTTTAAGCAAAGGCCAAAACTCGGTTCTTGGTGAAAGTAAATTTCATGTATTTGTAAATGAAATAAGTTTGGtgatataattttcagaaaaatacgAGTACGTTGGACGACTTTTGAAGCCTGGTGAATTGCCAACGAATTATTcggacgaagaagaagaaggcagCCAACAAGAAGTTGAATCCAAGTCCAAGGACAATTGACCGCTCCAGCGCATGATATGAATAAGATACATCATCGGAAATGCTGTCCACACATttaatgaaaatctgaaaattattaaaattatgacCCGCAGATGCAGTTGCAGATTTTTAATCGCGTTCTGTACCATCCTAGTTAACAATGTGTAAGATTAATCTGTTTGTAATATTGCAACAGGAGTGCTAGATATACTTAAAACGTTGAGAACAAGCATTGCACAGAAATATGACTTGGCACTGGtttgttgtatttttgaaTCAATAATTGACGTGTATATTCGAAATTTCTTTCTAAACACCGAATCAATAAACGTAcaagtttgagaatatttcACTTTACTCAAGCAGTGCATACGGAATACAAGCTACTAGTAATGAATACCAGCATCATATTAAATACAAACGTTGAAAAGTGAATCTGATTCAAAActcattatttaaaaatttaagctATATTTAACAAATATGCATTTATATGTAACAAGTACAGGGTGTTTTGCTATCCATTCGGGATGTACGTATAAATGAAACTGATAGACACTAGAGATATCTAATCAACTTCTGGATATCGTACTTGTGATATGTACAGACGAAAATAGGAGTTTGTCTTATAAAgcttatcaattatttttcccattACTGTAATTgctggacaccctgtatatctGTACATTACCATCCGTGATTTATTACCGTGGAGCGTTTGTCAGTGCTTGGTAAATGCCTCGTACCTGAATTATCGATAAATTATAtgaattaaacaattttcagtaaaaacaaATTGTATGGCATAAACGTACGTAATATACGACACATCGTAACACACTTCTGAATAGGCAACGCAAGACCAGCTCTACTGCAGTACGTAAAAATCTTATGatcaaaaactgaaaatttaattgtttataattatttgtacaaatttaaatgtataaaaattcaacaaacttGATATCTACCCGTTCTGTGAATGACCGGTTGGTCAAAACTTCAATCGTACTGTCAACCTAGGAAAAACTTGTGTTTGAacagtacattttt encodes:
- the LOC124412237 gene encoding WD repeat-containing protein 19 isoform X2, producing the protein MEGLLALASEDKVLSISTCEGDTRREITIQGEPSDLQFSEMKMDQRIGGENTVSLVVSKTTLFLYNVLDPDNPIELAFQKRYGQIVTYKWYGDGYILVGFEAGFLIAISTHIKEVGQELFQVKNHRDSLNDIALNNVAGKLVTCGDNTLKVHSIQNLEETNKVITLAGETGISHVEWSSDGSMLAAATHGGNVLIYLLQLPKITSVCGNRIAILTSLTEVVVHLYMLDKSKPTPQTINTLIEPSVMAVGPLHLAAALNNRVLFWNLTKFNYDHPVHFERDYLGTVESICLNQTFVSVLFDGKLQLHTIETEQDSANGATESKIFPQTNTSDSKITCHALSPDFLVYGNDMGRIVYFYLEAFDQSSEITHMNGIKQIYLDANGTQLSFIDEKYDAYVYDPINENIIPIPECPDSIEGIIWDQNIFERGVFAVYNQTIIVTYIFVKYHIEGSKVVKVSQTKLPVETLPMLMYSGEVTLSTAGSRLTQLTLSSHEEIGNIVDMKRIEEILENHLACRRFKHAWDACVKLNDRECWKSLGTSALANLNIEFALRVYRHVEDVSTVWSLQKLENIDELALLCGHTSTLLGDYNQAEKFFLRSSQPVEALNLRRDLMQWEQALNLAQKLKPEEIPFIAREYAQQLEFTGNYPKALANYERGLVDSNIQSTLAFQNINHRSQCLAGIARMSIRCGDSRKGVGIAMDVDSPRSLRKECAEILEIMKQFSEAAVLYEKSEYFDKAASAYIKLKNWHKVGQLLPQISSPKIHIQFAKAKELEGKYEEAAKAYETAKDFDNIIRINLDHLNNPARSVEIVQQTKSIEGAKMVARFFQRMNDYNSAIKFLILSNCHDEAFQLANQHGKMELYGDILVTTLDNDNVRIEDFKSLAIHFESQRNSLLAGKYYFYAKEYQKALKHLLKAAQLAADDDAALTLSIDTVASSKDEKLANQLIDFLLGGDGLPKDPKYLFRLYMARKQYREAAKTAIIIANEEQINGNYRNAHDVLFGMYQELKRNKINIPLEMQNNLRLLHSYILVRLHVKRNDHLRGARMLVRVANNISKFPSHIVPILTSTVIECHRAGLKHSAFNFAAMLMRPEYRSQIDAKYSKKIEAIVRKPPKTKDNEMENEPLTPCPYCKHRLPETEVTCDKCKNTIPFCIATGRHILEDDFTVCPQCDFPAIATEFLRIIETEETCPMCTEHVDLNTVSSSVDIRPYLDLQDSNISKI
- the LOC124412237 gene encoding WD repeat-containing protein 19 isoform X1, whose amino-acid sequence is MASDKVLYRLDQPHGPGNVYIAWRPGNGTYLATTGCDSAVVIYNRQGEIQDRIQLPGLCTGMGWDADGDLLATISNGSSAITLWDATTGKKSQIDTGLRDNLTCMIWSKKNCTLAVGTQKGNLALYDHINAKRIPILGKHKKRIVCGAWSMEGLLALASEDKVLSISTCEGDTRREITIQGEPSDLQFSEMKMDQRIGGENTVSLVVSKTTLFLYNVLDPDNPIELAFQKRYGQIVTYKWYGDGYILVGFEAGFLIAISTHIKEVGQELFQVKNHRDSLNDIALNNVAGKLVTCGDNTLKVHSIQNLEETNKVITLAGETGISHVEWSSDGSMLAAATHGGNVLIYLLQLPKITSVCGNRIAILTSLTEVVVHLYMLDKSKPTPQTINTLIEPSVMAVGPLHLAAALNNRVLFWNLTKFNYDHPVHFERDYLGTVESICLNQTFVSVLFDGKLQLHTIETEQDSANGATESKIFPQTNTSDSKITCHALSPDFLVYGNDMGRIVYFYLEAFDQSSEITHMNGIKQIYLDANGTQLSFIDEKYDAYVYDPINENIIPIPECPDSIEGIIWDQNIFERGVFAVYNQTIIVTYIFVKYHIEGSKVVKVSQTKLPVETLPMLMYSGEVTLSTAGSRLTQLTLSSHEEIGNIVDMKRIEEILENHLACRRFKHAWDACVKLNDRECWKSLGTSALANLNIEFALRVYRHVEDVSTVWSLQKLENIDELALLCGHTSTLLGDYNQAEKFFLRSSQPVEALNLRRDLMQWEQALNLAQKLKPEEIPFIAREYAQQLEFTGNYPKALANYERGLVDSNIQSTLAFQNINHRSQCLAGIARMSIRCGDSRKGVGIAMDVDSPRSLRKECAEILEIMKQFSEAAVLYEKSEYFDKAASAYIKLKNWHKVGQLLPQISSPKIHIQFAKAKELEGKYEEAAKAYETAKDFDNIIRINLDHLNNPARSVEIVQQTKSIEGAKMVARFFQRMNDYNSAIKFLILSNCHDEAFQLANQHGKMELYGDILVTTLDNDNVRIEDFKSLAIHFESQRNSLLAGKYYFYAKEYQKALKHLLKAAQLAADDDAALTLSIDTVASSKDEKLANQLIDFLLGGDGLPKDPKYLFRLYMARKQYREAAKTAIIIANEEQINGNYRNAHDVLFGMYQELKRNKINIPLEMQNNLRLLHSYILVRLHVKRNDHLRGARMLVRVANNISKFPSHIVPILTSTVIECHRAGLKHSAFNFAAMLMRPEYRSQIDAKYSKKIEAIVRKPPKTKDNEMENEPLTPCPYCKHRLPETEVTCDKCKNTIPFCIATGRHILEDDFTVCPQCDFPAIATEFLRIIETEETCPMCTEHVDLNTVSSSVDIRPYLDLQDSNISKI
- the LOC124412243 gene encoding uncharacterized protein LOC124412243 gives rise to the protein MKISTSVVLILLLAGTINVEAGPLAAGICYAGCAAVVTACFAAAGFTFGTVPGAQIAAVPALVACNAGFATCEAACVAALLTPTP
- the LOC124412239 gene encoding membrane-associated progesterone receptor component 1, with translation MAEEGRVTAESGSGSLLTNVISEIFTSPINLVLVGIIALLVYKIFKHKTKVEAPIHVEPELPKLKRDFTVEQLKQYDGNGPDKRILMAVNGSVYDVTRGRRFYGPGGPYAAFAGRDASRGLATFSVVPGTDKYDDLSDFTSVEMDSVREWEEQFKEKYEYVGRLLKPGELPTNYSDEEEEGSQQEVESKSKDN